One Candidatus Caldatribacterium sp. genomic window, GGAGAAGGGCTTGCGCTTTGCCATCCGTGAGGGAGGAAGAACTGTTGGTGCTGGAGTGGTCACGGAGATCATCGAGTAGGAGGTTTTAGTTGTGTCCGAAACCATTACCTTTGAATGTACGGAGTGCAAGCGGAGGAATTACCAGGGAAGCAAGAATAAGAATAAGAAAACCGGGCGCCTGGAATTCAGGAAGTACTGTCCTTTCTGCCGAAAGCACACCTTGCACCGCGAGGTTCGTTAAGGTATACTAAGACTGTGCAGGTCCGTAGCTCTAACGGCCAGAGCACCGGATTCCAAATCCGGGGGTTGCAGGTTCGAATCCTGCCGGGCCTGCCAGTTTTTTTGATCCGCCCCTGAAGCGGATTTCCCGCTTTCCCATTTTTCCTCCCTGTCTTCCTCCACGCCCCGAGTCCGTTCGCCCTGGCTCGCTTTCGGGAGGTGAGCCTGTGCCGAAGGTTGTTCCTCTCCGCTGCCCCGATTCCTTTCGGGCCTTGCTCGAGCTCTTCCTTAATATTTCCTCTTCCACGTATTCCTATAAGGTTTTGCATTACGCTGTTTTCCCCACCTGTGCTGGTGTGTTCAATGTCTACC contains:
- the rpmG gene encoding 50S ribosomal protein L33, with amino-acid sequence MSETITFECTECKRRNYQGSKNKNKKTGRLEFRKYCPFCRKHTLHREVR